cctagctattcaggaactccaggaggctgaggcaggagaatggcgtgaaccggggaggcagagcttgcagtgagctgagattgtgccattgcactccagcctgggtgacagagcgagactcttgtctccaaaaaaaaaaaaatagtcaaagcTCTTGGATTCATAGTTTGGTCCAAGCCTTGCTTTGATCTTTCCTCTCTCCTATTTTATTACCATTTACCATGTACTGTAGAAACATCCCTTTCAACTGCTGATAACTTGGGAACAAGCctacaaaaataagtaatttctAACTACCCCAATCATACCCCTAAGGACTCCTAAGCCCTTACCACACTAACGTgacattattaaattttttattttattaacactAATTATTTTAACTACAACTATAGCATATGGGCAAGGCAGAATTTACCCAGAAGGATACTAATTTGGAACCAAAACATTTCACCTTTTGCACGTGTATCATACATGTCACAATCAGTTTGCCATTGAAACAAATAGAGATTGCAAATATTGTCAGATTGTCaggccataagaaaggatgaaatTCATTTCCCATTGCATCATCTTGTGGCCCATGGATTTCAAGTGCCTTAGCCAAAATCATATAGCTAGTTAGCATTAGAGTTgagactcagaaaaaaacaaagtaaaacaggcaaactgaaacaaaaagtcTTCTAATTCCCAGTCCACATGTAAAATTTGCTATATGTAAACAAACCTAATTGTACCTTACCTTAATTGTAAATGGCACTGTAGCAACAGGCTTCTTTGTAACACTTGGATTGGTAAAGGTCTTGTTTGCAACATATTAGaagtattagttttctctttttatctccccggacagagtctggctctgtcgcccacgccagagtgcagtggtgcagtcttggctcactgcagcctccacctcccaggttcaagaaattctcatgcctcagcctgctgaatagttgagattacaggtgctcaccactacaccgggctaatttttgtatttttagtagagatggggtttcatcatgttggccaggttggtcttgaactcctgacctcaagtgatccacccgccttggccttccaaaatgctgggattacaggcttgagccaccaagcctttCTTTGTTCTTAGGAGTATAGTCAGACTACTAGTAGTTATATTTCTAATAATTGAGGATGTAAGTAAGGATCAAATCTTAAATCAGTATAATATATTATCATTCCAGAAGCAAATCCTAGacccttcttggcctccttcTAGACATAATTCTAATCCTACAGTTTCAGAGATGCTGCTCTATCctgccccccaaccccatgaTAGTGATAGTGGTTTTTGCCTTGAAGGAATTGCTTTGTATTTAGCTTTTTTCCCACCTAGATTTCTAGTTCCTTTTCAGTATTGGATTTGCTTTGAGATTTGATTAACCTAGTATCAGGTTCAGATGCTCGCCTCTTTCCAATTTTAACACTCATTCGACAGTAAAGTcagtaaaaaacacaaatttggtTATGTCACTCTCTTTAGTGTCTCTCCACTGCACTCAGGATAaagtacaattttattatttgtgatcTGGCTCGCTCTTCCCCTCTCAGCTCATTACTCACCATTAACTAGTCCTCAGCGTTAGCAGCATTGAGATCCTCTATCCTCCATCTTCCCTagcatttcttctattttaattgGTCCAACACCTATCTCTGAAGAATCAAACATTAACATCTGGAAAGCTGTTCCTGACTGCACGGCTGTGTCAGACACCCCTCTCTACTCCCCCCCCTCCATTGTCGTCTTTAGCTCCTTTAGCATAACACTTCTGAATACACTATATTGTAATTGcctaatttctttgtttcttgcaCTAGTCAATACATTTCCTGAAGGCAGAATTTTGCTACCCTATCCTTAGCAAAATTTGAGTGGCCCTGGAGATGCATATTACTTtttgaatggataaatgagtACCACAAAGTTTTACCCAAACCACTGACTTCACTCTCTTCATAGACCCCCatgtatgtttttctgtttttcttccctgCCCCAATCTGAAGGAGGTGAGATTGGGAGGATGCAGAGATGCAGAAGCCAAGTGTAGTAAAACGTAATGGAAGAGGCACAAATAGAGGATACTGCTTATAAAAGGCaggctcggccgggcgcggtggctcaagcctgtaatcccagcactttgggaggccgagacgggcggatcacgaggtcaggagatcgagaccatcctggctaacacggtgaaaccccgtctctactaaaaaatacaaaaaactagccgggcgaggtggcgggcgcctgtagtcccagctactcaggaggctgaggcaggagaatggtgtaaacccgggaggcagagcttgcagtgagctgagatccggccactgcactccagcctgggccacagagcgagactccgcaaaaaaaaaaaaaaaaaaaaaaaaaaaaaggcaggctcTTAACAGATGTAAATTAACATGCAAATAATCTTACAGAAGAGAGCAGAGGTAGCCGGGcacgggcacggtgcctcacgcctgtaatctcagcactttgggaggctgaggcgggcggatcacgaggtcgaaaGATGGAGAccacttggccaacatggtgaaacctcgcctctactaaaaatacaaaaaatagccgggcgtggtagcggacTCCTgtagcttctcgggaggctgaggcaggagacttgcttgaacccaggaggcggaggttgcagtgagccggcaaaaaaaaaaagaaaaaaaaaagcagaggctTACTTCCTGAGAATTAATGGCCCCCAAGCGCACCCTTTAACTCATGCTACGGACCCAAATCCCTGTCCTGCCCGGTTCTGAGTCCTAGGTCACTCACCTGGGGCAAGGCAAGCAGGAAACTAAGTCCCCAGGCTGCCCTCAGAAGTTTCCTTACACCTGAACGGGATCCAAGCGGGTTGAGTACTGCTGCCTGGCGGTCCAGTCCAATGACCACAGGCAGGAAAGCTGCTGAATACATGGCCATTAGTTTCAGGAACATGAGTGTCCGACATGAGATGTCCCCGGCCAGCCATTGAACAGTGATATTCCAGATGGCATCTAGGGGCATAACCACAAAAGTGACTAGTAAGTCGGCAGCTGCTAAATGGGCGAAGAGTCTCCTGACCGGAGAGGGGCGGAGCTGGCTGGGTTGCGGCCGTGTCACTGACCACAGGACGGCGAGGTTCCCTCCAGCCGAAGAAACAAACAGCACAATGGTCACTCCCACTCGGACCTTGGCTGCTGCTGAGAAGGTGGGCAGCTCTGAGCCCTCCACCACCACTCCTGATCCAGCCCAGACCTCCTCCCCCGCTGCTGACCCCCAAGGGGTGCCGTTGCCTGCAGACATGGTGGCCTGGAGAGAAACTGAGGAGGATGCAGTGTGGGTATGAAGCGGTTAGCTCTGGCCACTGATTCTTCTCCCACCTTTTCAGGATCTGGAGCTGATTATTGCGAATTTCGTTCACTAAAGCCTCTGCTTCTGGAGACTCTCCATCTGTTCTGGAGGAGATCACTTGTCCAACTGTCAAGGTTCTGCAGGGAACGAAGATCTGGTACCAGTCACGCTCCTTTTTCCTTggaaagaccagcctggccttcGGGTTTCTACTGCCCTAGACCTCTTTAGCCCCTA
The genomic region above belongs to Piliocolobus tephrosceles isolate RC106 chromosome 1, ASM277652v3, whole genome shotgun sequence and contains:
- the LOC111531388 gene encoding gonadotropin-releasing hormone II receptor, yielding MSAGNGTPWGSAAGEEVWAGSGVVVEGSELPTFSAAAKVRVGVTIVLFVSSAGGNLAVLWSVTRPQPSQLRPSPVRRLFAHLAAADLLVTFVVMPLDAIWNITVQWLAGDISCRTLMFLKLMAMYSAAFLPVVIGLDRQAAVLNPLGSRSGVRKLLRAAWGLSFLLALPQLFLFHIVHRAGPVPFTQCVTKGSFKARWQETTYNLFTFCCLFLLPLTAMAICYSRIVLSVSSPQTRKGSHGETPIPRP